The Blastopirellula marina genome includes a region encoding these proteins:
- a CDS encoding amidohydrolase family protein — MPYSLLAQAETTDEPLDGENGRPLAIGEFRPKATLKVHQTKLTRAKFPVVDDHTHFRYRLRHSPEQLDDFVGVMDRNNIAICVSLDGRLGAEFDEHAKYLWTKYPDRFLIYANVDWQGSGDPDKPETWACQRPDFGRRMALELAEVKKKGASGLKLFKQFGLGYKDADGSFLKIDDPRWDPIWKACGELGLPVIIHTADPVAFFQPIDKKNERWEELSRHPDWSFYGEEFPSREELLAARNRVIERHPETTFIGAHFANNSEDLAQVSEWLEKYPNLYIEPASRISELGRQPYTAREFFLKYQDRILFGTDGPWPEQRLHYYWRFLETFDEYFPYSEKVPPPQGLWYIYGIKLPDDVLQKIYHGNAAKIIPGVEEKLKNYVAKQKAE; from the coding sequence ATGCCGTACTCCTTACTGGCTCAGGCGGAAACGACCGACGAGCCACTTGATGGCGAGAACGGACGTCCATTAGCTATCGGAGAGTTTCGACCCAAGGCAACGCTCAAGGTTCACCAAACCAAACTAACGAGGGCCAAATTCCCGGTTGTCGATGATCATACGCACTTTCGTTATCGCCTACGGCACTCGCCTGAGCAATTGGATGATTTCGTAGGAGTGATGGATCGCAATAATATCGCGATTTGCGTAAGTCTTGATGGACGTCTTGGGGCTGAGTTCGACGAGCATGCTAAATACCTGTGGACGAAGTATCCTGATCGCTTTCTGATTTATGCCAACGTCGATTGGCAAGGGAGCGGCGATCCTGATAAGCCAGAAACGTGGGCATGTCAGCGTCCAGATTTCGGTCGACGGATGGCGCTAGAGTTGGCCGAGGTGAAAAAGAAGGGAGCCAGCGGGCTGAAACTCTTCAAGCAATTTGGACTGGGCTACAAAGATGCCGATGGATCGTTTTTGAAAATCGACGACCCGCGGTGGGATCCAATTTGGAAGGCATGCGGCGAGTTGGGGCTGCCGGTCATCATTCATACGGCCGATCCGGTTGCCTTCTTTCAGCCGATCGACAAGAAGAACGAACGTTGGGAAGAACTTTCGCGGCATCCAGATTGGAGTTTCTACGGGGAAGAGTTTCCATCTCGCGAAGAATTGTTGGCCGCTCGCAACCGCGTGATTGAGCGTCACCCGGAAACAACTTTTATTGGGGCGCACTTTGCCAACAACTCGGAGGACCTAGCCCAAGTATCTGAGTGGCTAGAGAAGTACCCCAACCTATATATCGAGCCTGCTTCAAGGATTTCGGAACTCGGACGCCAACCGTACACGGCCCGCGAGTTCTTTCTGAAGTATCAAGATCGAATCCTGTTTGGCACCGATGGTCCTTGGCCTGAGCAGCGTCTGCACTACTACTGGCGGTTTCTGGAAACATTCGACGAGTACTTTCCTTACTCTGAAAAAGTCCCGCCGCCGCAAGGGCTTTGGTACATCTATGGCATCAAGTTGCCAGACGACGTGTTGCAGAAGATCTACCATGGCAATGCCGCGAAGATCATTCCTGGCGTCGAGGAGAAGCTGAAGAATTACGTGGCCAAACAGAAAGCGGAGTGA
- a CDS encoding protein kinase domain-containing protein, protein MSLEETQKQSPGQLSAAKHLSRPKGTPPCEIPSYDLDSMLGRGAYGEVWVATAQNTGRRVAIKIYHHRGALDESLVAAEVEKLVFLSADRYVVQLLEVGWNADPSFYVMEYLPNGSLEDRLRRSGAMQVDEAIDIFQDVVIGLLHAHGKGIFHCDLKPANILLDQDGKARIADFGQSRLSHDQRPALGTMFFMAPEQADVEATPDVHWDVYALGALLYTMLVGEPPFRSSSSVGEIDSSNGLRDRLERYREVIINSPPPEAHKKIRGVDRELIQIVDRAISVDPRHRFHNVQEVLDALNERQRMRYRRPLILLGVLGPAILLTIGLFFGWTNYQFAMDASKQAMVAKAYESNQFAAELAATNVSHAINARFEDVERLARDKEFIDLFLKTIHDPELEPLLDKLHAERATGKNQTPERIAFQNHPARKAIQQRILDQFKLPSQANTSSWFVIDSDGFQIASSYDANLAMTPIGGYFGYRTYYQGGSEDLSPTAPTPPPIKTTHLSAVFRSTASGTWKVAMSTPMRHDGKLIGVVAMSVDVGKFTGLEPAEHQFAVLVDGRNAPTHGVILQHPLFDKLLENREMVPLRFSEDPQFRVPLSQFDAGTPVVGKDPLGRDELGKEYDRDWIFAAQGVSMPTRPDSTAPDQESTGLVVVVQEEHSFAIKPIYELGLQLTQQGILAAALIILVVLILWFFVVRALRRVPVGATGNGDSSSIIPPHEQTTIAFPTRRATPK, encoded by the coding sequence ATGAGCCTGGAAGAAACTCAAAAACAATCGCCCGGGCAACTCAGTGCCGCCAAGCACCTTAGTCGCCCCAAGGGGACGCCTCCCTGCGAAATACCAAGTTACGACCTCGACTCTATGCTAGGTCGTGGGGCATATGGCGAAGTCTGGGTAGCCACCGCTCAAAATACGGGGCGGCGAGTCGCCATCAAAATCTACCATCACCGAGGGGCGTTGGACGAAAGCCTGGTTGCTGCGGAGGTCGAAAAACTCGTCTTCCTGTCTGCGGATCGTTATGTCGTTCAATTGCTCGAAGTTGGCTGGAATGCCGATCCTTCTTTTTATGTGATGGAATACCTTCCCAATGGATCGCTCGAGGATCGCCTCCGCCGCAGCGGTGCAATGCAGGTCGATGAAGCAATCGACATTTTTCAGGATGTCGTTATTGGACTGCTTCACGCCCATGGGAAGGGAATTTTTCACTGCGACTTAAAGCCTGCTAATATTCTACTCGACCAGGACGGAAAGGCCCGAATCGCCGATTTCGGCCAGTCACGACTTTCGCATGACCAACGTCCAGCATTAGGGACCATGTTTTTCATGGCCCCCGAACAAGCGGATGTTGAAGCCACTCCCGACGTTCACTGGGATGTTTACGCCCTCGGGGCGTTGCTTTATACGATGCTCGTCGGCGAGCCTCCGTTTCGCTCTTCTTCGAGTGTCGGAGAAATTGACTCTTCTAACGGGCTGCGTGATCGGCTGGAACGATATCGTGAAGTTATCATTAATTCCCCGCCTCCCGAAGCTCATAAGAAAATTCGAGGTGTTGATCGCGAACTGATTCAAATTGTCGATCGAGCCATTTCTGTCGATCCACGACATCGCTTTCACAACGTTCAAGAAGTCCTCGACGCGCTGAACGAACGTCAGCGGATGCGGTATCGACGCCCCCTAATCTTGTTAGGCGTCTTAGGACCGGCCATCTTGTTGACGATTGGCCTCTTTTTTGGTTGGACGAATTACCAGTTTGCCATGGATGCCTCGAAACAAGCGATGGTTGCCAAAGCGTACGAAAGTAACCAGTTTGCTGCCGAACTGGCCGCTACCAATGTTTCGCACGCGATCAATGCGCGATTTGAAGATGTCGAACGCTTAGCGCGGGACAAAGAGTTTATCGATCTCTTCCTTAAGACGATTCACGATCCAGAGCTCGAACCTCTCCTCGACAAGCTGCACGCCGAACGCGCCACCGGTAAGAACCAGACGCCCGAACGGATCGCGTTTCAGAACCATCCGGCCAGGAAAGCCATCCAACAGCGGATCCTCGACCAATTCAAACTTCCGTCCCAGGCCAACACGTCAAGTTGGTTTGTCATCGATTCAGACGGTTTTCAGATCGCCTCGTCTTACGATGCGAATTTGGCCATGACCCCGATCGGCGGCTACTTTGGCTATCGCACCTACTATCAGGGAGGCAGTGAAGATCTTTCACCAACTGCACCGACGCCTCCTCCGATTAAGACGACTCATCTCTCCGCCGTGTTTCGCAGTACCGCTTCCGGCACCTGGAAAGTAGCCATGTCGACACCGATGCGTCATGACGGAAAGCTTATCGGTGTGGTCGCGATGTCGGTGGACGTTGGAAAGTTTACTGGACTGGAACCCGCCGAACACCAGTTTGCCGTCTTAGTGGATGGACGCAATGCTCCAACACATGGTGTGATCTTGCAGCATCCGTTGTTTGACAAATTGCTTGAAAATCGTGAGATGGTCCCACTCCGTTTTTCGGAGGACCCCCAGTTTCGGGTACCCCTTTCGCAATTTGATGCCGGCACTCCCGTCGTGGGAAAAGATCCGCTAGGTCGTGACGAACTTGGCAAAGAGTACGATCGTGATTGGATTTTTGCCGCCCAAGGGGTCTCGATGCCAACACGACCAGACTCCACCGCGCCCGATCAAGAATCAACCGGTTTGGTCGTTGTCGTTCAGGAAGAACATTCGTTCGCGATCAAACCGATTTACGAACTCGGATTACAACTCACGCAACAAGGGATTCTTGCCGCCGCGTTGATTATTCTCGTAGTACTCATCCTGTGGTTCTTCGTGGTACGAGCTCTTCGTCGAGTTCCGGTCGGAGCGACTGGGAATGGCGATAGCAGCAGTATCATTCCTCCTCACGAACAGACCACGATCGCTTTTCCTACGCGTCGCGCCACCCCTAAATAA
- a CDS encoding bifunctional folylpolyglutamate synthase/dihydrofolate synthase produces the protein MEAGQSLTESTRYQEALDYLFQRINYERTTDIPYRSRSFKLDRMQTLMDALGNPERKLKVVHVTGTKGKGSTSAFLANILWKAGYQVGKFTSPHLERLEERFWLNGESCSDSEIVELVDRLIPVVRQMDEVAGDDDRLTFFELTTAMGFLLFAEQNVDFAVFEVGLGGRLDSTNVCHPLLCLITSISRDHMALLGDTLAQIAGEKAGIIKPEIPVVSGVTAVEAQQVIAEVAQQNLAPLWQLGRDFHSLPSERSSSRTSEGHRFQQTFAFEWEENTARQYTIGIKGTHQATNAGLAIASIELLRGMDYSISEEAVQAGLAETTLPARIECISERPMIIVDAAHNDASAEALVKVLEEHFPERRRHLVFASSGDKDHAAVLGHLLGAFEQAWLTKYSFSPRCTDPVYLLKLAEQIETARPIQLHAIEESKVAFHEAIAACGPEDVLVVTGSFFIAAEFKRFWTEMIADKDRSISSAAR, from the coding sequence GCAGACCCTCATGGATGCCTTAGGAAATCCTGAGCGGAAGCTGAAAGTCGTCCATGTCACTGGGACCAAAGGTAAGGGGTCGACATCCGCATTTCTGGCTAACATTTTATGGAAAGCCGGCTACCAAGTCGGTAAATTCACCTCACCGCATTTAGAGCGGCTTGAGGAGCGATTCTGGCTTAACGGGGAAAGTTGTTCGGATAGTGAAATCGTCGAATTAGTCGATAGGTTGATCCCGGTTGTTCGCCAGATGGACGAAGTCGCCGGTGATGACGATCGACTGACATTCTTCGAACTCACGACCGCGATGGGATTTCTCTTATTTGCGGAACAAAATGTCGACTTCGCTGTTTTTGAGGTTGGCCTGGGCGGACGTCTCGATTCGACGAACGTTTGTCATCCGCTGCTCTGTTTGATTACCAGCATTAGTCGCGATCACATGGCGCTGCTGGGTGATACCTTAGCGCAGATTGCTGGCGAAAAGGCGGGAATCATCAAGCCTGAAATTCCAGTTGTAAGTGGTGTCACCGCGGTCGAAGCGCAGCAAGTCATTGCAGAGGTCGCGCAGCAGAACCTGGCTCCTCTCTGGCAGCTTGGTCGTGACTTTCATAGCTTGCCCAGCGAGCGATCTAGTAGCCGGACTTCCGAAGGGCATCGCTTTCAGCAGACATTTGCCTTCGAATGGGAAGAGAACACGGCACGTCAATACACGATTGGTATCAAGGGGACTCATCAGGCGACCAATGCCGGGCTGGCCATCGCTTCGATTGAACTACTTCGAGGGATGGATTATTCGATTTCGGAAGAAGCTGTGCAGGCTGGGCTTGCTGAAACCACGTTACCGGCGCGCATCGAGTGTATCAGTGAACGTCCGATGATCATCGTCGATGCCGCTCACAACGATGCATCCGCGGAGGCGTTGGTGAAGGTACTTGAGGAACACTTCCCTGAACGTCGACGTCATTTGGTGTTTGCGTCGAGTGGCGACAAAGATCACGCGGCGGTTCTAGGCCATCTGCTCGGAGCATTCGAGCAAGCTTGGCTGACCAAGTACAGTTTCAGTCCACGCTGTACTGATCCCGTTTATCTGCTGAAGTTAGCTGAGCAAATCGAAACAGCACGCCCGATTCAATTACACGCGATCGAGGAGTCGAAGGTCGCGTTTCACGAAGCGATCGCCGCTTGCGGACCGGAGGACGTGTTAGTGGTCACGGGGTCGTTCTTCATCGCGGCAGAGTTCAAGCGTTTTTGGACTGAGATGATAGCAGATAAAGATCGATCTATTTCGTCCGCCGCTCGATAA
- a CDS encoding lipid-binding SYLF domain-containing protein, with protein sequence MKKSHTSSVILAAVVLALLSGHSAFAQTSREDMVVTQSTEVLNEIMAIPAKGIPHSLLEKAEGVVIIPNMIKGGFVVGVRHGRGVVLVRNENRGWQPPQFVTMTGGSVGWQAGIQATDVVLVFQTKKSIQGLLTGKFTIGVDASAAAGPVGRQASAGTDLSLQSEIYSYSRSRGLFVGAAVDGSSLQIDTLANRNYYASTGLTPTGQPATNTPVLPASAVQLLQTIAKYADNAVIQPETTTYEVPQEAVEMNPAMTPAQNAIGIDQLRMELAAASNRLGSVLDNQWKGYLALPKEVFEQGPHPNPQTLKTCIARYDQVAGNANYAPLTQRPDFQHVHGLLITYTDALAAMAAENGEIRLPPPPGSIAPQSVTPQPAGPQVISPQGVAPQLVVPR encoded by the coding sequence ATGAAAAAATCACATACGTCATCCGTTATCCTGGCGGCGGTCGTCCTTGCTCTGCTCAGCGGCCATTCCGCGTTTGCTCAGACCAGCCGGGAAGACATGGTGGTTACGCAGTCCACTGAAGTGCTTAACGAAATCATGGCGATTCCCGCGAAGGGGATTCCCCACTCGTTGCTTGAAAAAGCCGAAGGGGTCGTAATCATTCCGAACATGATTAAGGGTGGCTTTGTGGTTGGCGTACGACACGGACGCGGTGTCGTACTCGTGCGAAATGAAAATCGCGGCTGGCAGCCTCCGCAATTCGTTACCATGACCGGCGGAAGTGTCGGTTGGCAGGCTGGCATCCAAGCAACCGATGTCGTCCTTGTCTTTCAAACGAAGAAGAGTATCCAAGGCCTTCTCACCGGCAAGTTCACCATCGGCGTCGATGCCTCCGCAGCCGCTGGACCGGTTGGTCGTCAGGCATCGGCCGGAACGGATCTATCGCTGCAAAGCGAGATCTACTCGTACAGCCGCAGTCGTGGCTTGTTTGTTGGCGCGGCCGTCGATGGAAGTTCGTTGCAGATCGATACCTTGGCGAATCGCAACTACTACGCGAGCACTGGGCTCACCCCAACCGGCCAACCAGCAACGAACACGCCCGTGTTGCCGGCTTCAGCTGTGCAGTTGCTGCAAACGATTGCCAAGTATGCCGACAACGCCGTGATTCAGCCGGAGACAACGACCTATGAAGTCCCCCAAGAGGCCGTTGAAATGAATCCTGCCATGACACCAGCGCAGAACGCGATCGGTATCGATCAGCTGCGAATGGAGTTAGCCGCAGCCTCAAACCGTCTAGGAAGCGTGCTCGACAATCAGTGGAAAGGGTACTTGGCTCTTCCCAAGGAAGTGTTTGAGCAAGGACCTCATCCGAATCCGCAAACTTTGAAGACGTGCATTGCTCGTTACGACCAGGTTGCCGGTAACGCCAATTATGCCCCGCTAACGCAGCGTCCCGACTTCCAGCATGTGCATGGCTTGCTGATCACCTACACCGATGCTCTAGCCGCGATGGCCGCAGAAAATGGCGAGATTCGTTTGCCGCCCCCTCCGGGAAGCATCGCACCGCAATCAGTCACGCCGCAGCCAGCGGGCCCTCAGGTGATTTCTCCACAGGGTGTCGCACCTCAACTGGTCGTCCCACGTTAA
- a CDS encoding adenylate/guanylate cyclase domain-containing protein, protein MAELFARDTLSSQRWRRRLVPNQPFIIGRTTLSFPVLWDKQISSKHAQLTWNGSQLEVSQFSEAINPVFFESKPQTSFLVNPGQHFVIGHTEFLVENTEPTLPQPHRSPKTEVTIHPSEIRKASFRKTPGRIELLTEMVSKMTSCNDHEQLVTITLQQLLAGIAHSNDVVLLEQRTRKNNVSYVPIAWDSRDGYSTPGGSSQSLIEHATQSEMCVLHVWPNDPLPHGDDFTRVAGHDWAMCIPLKFQLNSAGALYLSGQRAELEGNLTEVEILQDDIKFAELVGSTFANLSRNLALERRQSQLNQFFTPGLLEGVSTDLESYLSPREADLIVLFCDLRGFSAATEEHFDQLIPYLQQTSETLSIITSAILAQQGVIGDFHGDAVMGFWGWPHDTLQRPLGAIHTAQKIVRALAGDDFLCSDSPPYAGIGIAAGRAVAGMIGSRDQVKVTAFGPPVNLASRIEGLTKPLGVPLLLDENATKRLQQDPTMPPDSFVRLGNYRLAGLRKATQIYTIKSSEITWLSNYDNALVHFESGRWTEAKQQLENVPSQFGPRTALLAVMAQYKGECPDVWDGVIERRTK, encoded by the coding sequence ATGGCTGAACTGTTTGCCCGCGATACTCTCAGCTCGCAGCGATGGCGTCGGCGTCTGGTGCCGAACCAACCGTTTATCATCGGCCGGACCACGTTATCGTTTCCAGTGCTATGGGACAAGCAGATCTCGTCGAAGCATGCTCAGCTGACGTGGAATGGAAGTCAGCTTGAAGTAAGTCAATTCTCGGAAGCAATCAACCCAGTCTTCTTCGAATCCAAGCCGCAAACTTCATTTCTGGTTAATCCTGGTCAACACTTCGTCATCGGACACACCGAGTTCTTAGTCGAGAACACCGAGCCGACACTTCCACAGCCTCATCGCAGTCCCAAAACAGAAGTCACAATTCATCCGAGCGAGATTCGCAAAGCCTCGTTTCGCAAGACACCAGGGCGAATCGAATTGCTGACCGAGATGGTTTCGAAGATGACGTCGTGTAACGATCACGAACAACTTGTGACGATCACTTTACAGCAGCTTCTTGCAGGTATTGCCCATAGCAACGACGTCGTCCTGCTCGAACAGCGAACCAGAAAGAACAACGTTAGCTACGTCCCCATTGCTTGGGACAGTCGCGATGGTTATTCGACACCGGGCGGGTCTAGCCAAAGCTTGATTGAGCATGCCACCCAGTCCGAGATGTGCGTGCTGCATGTTTGGCCGAATGATCCCTTACCCCATGGAGACGATTTCACGCGGGTTGCCGGGCATGATTGGGCAATGTGCATTCCACTGAAGTTTCAGTTGAACTCGGCCGGTGCCCTATACCTGTCGGGACAACGGGCAGAGCTCGAGGGCAACCTAACCGAAGTTGAAATCCTGCAAGACGACATCAAGTTTGCCGAGCTGGTAGGTTCGACATTCGCTAATCTATCGAGAAATCTGGCATTGGAACGACGCCAGTCCCAATTGAATCAGTTCTTCACACCTGGCTTACTTGAAGGTGTCTCGACTGACCTGGAAAGTTATCTTTCTCCTAGGGAAGCCGATCTTATTGTATTGTTCTGCGACTTGCGGGGGTTCTCCGCAGCAACCGAAGAGCACTTTGATCAGCTAATTCCGTACCTGCAGCAAACCAGCGAAACCCTTTCCATCATCACTTCGGCGATCTTGGCTCAACAGGGCGTTATTGGCGATTTCCACGGTGACGCCGTAATGGGCTTCTGGGGATGGCCACACGACACCTTACAGAGACCGCTTGGCGCAATTCATACTGCCCAGAAAATTGTCCGAGCCCTCGCAGGGGACGACTTCCTTTGCAGCGATTCCCCTCCCTATGCCGGGATCGGAATTGCCGCCGGACGTGCCGTTGCCGGGATGATCGGTAGCCGCGATCAAGTCAAAGTCACGGCGTTCGGTCCGCCGGTAAATCTGGCCTCCCGAATCGAGGGACTCACTAAGCCGCTAGGCGTGCCACTACTTCTCGACGAGAACGCCACCAAGCGACTTCAGCAAGATCCGACGATGCCGCCTGACAGCTTCGTTCGCCTGGGCAACTATCGACTTGCGGGATTGCGCAAAGCGACGCAGATCTATACGATTAAATCAAGCGAAATTACGTGGCTTTCAAACTACGATAATGCATTGGTCCACTTCGAATCGGGACGCTGGACCGAGGCGAAGCAGCAACTTGAAAATGTCCCGTCTCAATTCGGCCCGCGGACCGCACTGCTCGCCGTGATGGCCCAGTACAAAGGCGAATGTCCAGACGTTTGGGACGGTGTTATCGAGCGGCGGACGAAATAG
- the egtB gene encoding ergothioneine biosynthesis protein EgtB: MTSVPAADTSPAASLLPKYEAVRQFTQKLCEPLETEDYVIQSMPDASPIRWHLAHTTWFFETFVLKPFAKHFQPSNPAFEYLFNSYYNGIGEQFPRAKRGLLTRPTVAKVFEYRRAVDRKIETLLVEASNDQADEISTLVELGLHHEQQHQELMLTDLKHMLAQNPLFPAYHSGKEVFANDSANDLAWHTTDGGIYQIGHSNDQFAYDNETPRHDVLLHDFQLADRLTTNGEYLEFIEAGGYQRPEFWLSLGWNTIQNDQWDSPLYWLKRDGTWFEFTLAGLQPLEPTAPVTHVSYFEADAYARWRGNRLPLETEWEVASESLPLGGNFVESGYLHPTPAQSGEGLKQMFGDAWEWTASPYTAYPGYKPVEGAIGEYNGKFMCNQQVLRGGSCATSASHIRRTYRNFFPADARWQFTGIRLAR; this comes from the coding sequence ATGACTTCCGTACCTGCCGCCGACACGTCCCCCGCGGCGAGTTTGCTACCAAAGTATGAAGCCGTGCGGCAATTCACACAGAAGCTGTGCGAGCCGCTGGAAACGGAAGACTATGTAATTCAGTCGATGCCAGATGCCAGCCCCATTCGCTGGCACTTGGCACACACAACGTGGTTCTTCGAGACATTCGTGCTCAAACCGTTTGCCAAGCACTTCCAACCCTCGAATCCAGCTTTCGAGTATTTGTTCAATTCCTATTACAACGGAATTGGTGAGCAATTTCCCCGCGCCAAACGTGGCCTGTTAACTCGCCCTACGGTTGCTAAAGTCTTCGAGTATCGCCGAGCGGTCGACCGCAAGATTGAAACGTTGCTTGTCGAAGCTTCCAACGATCAAGCAGACGAGATTTCCACGTTGGTTGAATTGGGCCTGCATCATGAACAGCAGCATCAAGAATTGATGCTGACCGACCTCAAACACATGCTCGCTCAAAATCCGCTGTTTCCGGCCTATCATTCGGGTAAGGAAGTCTTTGCCAATGATTCAGCCAACGACTTAGCTTGGCATACGACCGACGGGGGCATCTACCAGATCGGCCATTCGAACGACCAGTTCGCTTACGATAACGAAACACCACGGCACGACGTGCTCTTGCATGATTTCCAACTCGCCGATCGCTTAACTACCAACGGCGAGTACCTCGAATTCATCGAAGCGGGCGGCTACCAACGCCCTGAGTTTTGGCTATCACTTGGGTGGAATACGATTCAAAACGATCAATGGGACAGCCCGTTGTATTGGTTGAAACGAGACGGCACTTGGTTTGAGTTCACGCTTGCTGGGCTACAGCCACTTGAACCGACGGCTCCGGTTACGCACGTCAGCTACTTTGAAGCAGACGCCTACGCACGTTGGAGAGGTAACCGCTTACCGCTTGAGACAGAATGGGAAGTCGCCAGTGAGTCGCTTCCGCTAGGCGGCAACTTTGTCGAATCTGGCTACCTTCACCCGACCCCAGCCCAAAGCGGCGAGGGACTGAAGCAGATGTTTGGCGATGCTTGGGAGTGGACGGCAAGTCCCTACACAGCCTACCCTGGCTATAAACCAGTCGAGGGTGCGATTGGCGAGTACAACGGCAAGTTCATGTGCAACCAACAGGTCCTGCGGGGCGGATCGTGTGCAACGTCCGCCAGTCATATCCGACGCACCTACCGCAACTTCTTTCCGGCGGATGCCCGTTGGCAATTCACCGGCATCCGCTTAGCTCGATAA
- the egtD gene encoding L-histidine N(alpha)-methyltransferase — MSHQTEDRFLDDTLSGLQRDPKRLPCKYFYDQRGSQLFDSICQTDDYYLTRTETRVMQQYAKEMGECLGEQVMLVEFGSGSSIKTRDLLDHLHDPAAYVPVDISYEHLMKSAGEIANEYPQIEILPVCADFTGPFPLPESSQKPNHNAVYFPGSTIGNFQVGAAKRLLESIGRMCGKQGGLLIGVDLQKDRDVLEKAYNDEEGVTAEFNLNLLHRMQRELDASIDISAFEHHAFYNEQLGRIEIYLRSRVDQSIGLDGHEVDLVAGELIHTEYSHKYTIDGFATMAAEVGWTLRKVWTDPDAYFAVMHFVIL, encoded by the coding sequence ATGTCGCATCAGACTGAAGATCGATTTTTGGATGACACGCTCTCGGGCCTACAGCGTGATCCCAAGCGTTTGCCGTGTAAGTACTTCTACGATCAACGCGGGTCGCAGCTGTTCGATTCGATCTGTCAAACCGACGACTACTACCTCACGCGAACAGAAACCCGCGTCATGCAACAGTACGCGAAAGAGATGGGGGAATGCCTCGGTGAGCAAGTTATGCTCGTCGAATTCGGGAGCGGCAGCAGTATTAAGACGCGCGACCTCTTAGATCATCTTCACGATCCAGCCGCCTACGTGCCCGTCGATATTTCCTACGAACACTTAATGAAGTCGGCCGGGGAAATTGCGAACGAATATCCACAAATTGAAATCTTGCCTGTTTGCGCCGATTTCACGGGGCCATTCCCGCTACCAGAATCATCCCAGAAACCGAATCACAATGCCGTTTATTTTCCTGGGTCAACCATCGGCAACTTTCAAGTGGGCGCTGCAAAACGTTTACTCGAGTCGATCGGACGCATGTGCGGTAAACAAGGTGGGTTATTGATTGGCGTCGACTTGCAGAAAGATCGGGATGTCCTCGAGAAAGCGTACAACGATGAAGAAGGAGTGACTGCCGAATTCAACTTGAATCTCCTCCATCGCATGCAGCGAGAACTGGACGCTTCGATTGATATCAGCGCTTTCGAGCATCATGCGTTTTATAACGAACAACTTGGACGGATCGAGATCTACTTAAGGAGTCGTGTCGATCAATCGATTGGTCTCGACGGACACGAGGTTGATCTCGTTGCAGGCGAATTGATTCACACCGAATACTCGCACAAATACACCATCGATGGATTCGCCACCATGGCGGCGGAAGTAGGCTGGACACTGCGAAAAGTTTGGACCGACCCGGATGCTTATTTCGCCGTCATGCACTTCGTTATCTTGTAA
- a CDS encoding adenine phosphoribosyltransferase — protein sequence MDLKAYIRDVPDFPKPGILFRDITPLLANPHVFNEAIDQMAAHYEGKQIDAIVAAEARGFIFAAPLALRLNCGFVPVRKPGKLPFDTHSFHYELEYGSDTLEIHIDGVQPGQNVLMVDDLLATGGTMKACCNLVEKIGANVVGCCFLIHLKALEGEQRIAPFESFSLIDY from the coding sequence ATTGATCTCAAGGCGTACATCCGCGATGTCCCAGACTTCCCAAAGCCAGGTATTCTATTTCGCGATATCACGCCCCTTTTGGCCAATCCGCACGTGTTCAATGAAGCCATCGATCAAATGGCCGCCCACTACGAAGGGAAACAGATCGACGCGATCGTTGCTGCGGAAGCTCGCGGTTTCATCTTCGCTGCTCCGCTCGCATTGCGATTAAATTGCGGCTTTGTTCCGGTTCGCAAGCCAGGCAAATTGCCATTCGATACCCACTCGTTCCACTATGAACTGGAATATGGGAGCGACACCCTCGAGATCCACATCGATGGCGTTCAACCAGGTCAAAACGTATTGATGGTAGACGACCTCCTGGCCACCGGCGGCACGATGAAGGCCTGTTGCAACCTGGTCGAGAAGATTGGAGCCAACGTGGTTGGTTGCTGCTTCTTGATCCACCTGAAGGCACTCGAAGGGGAACAGCGTATCGCCCCATTCGAGTCGTTCAGCTTGATCGATTACTAA